One segment of Macrotis lagotis isolate mMagLag1 chromosome 1, bilby.v1.9.chrom.fasta, whole genome shotgun sequence DNA contains the following:
- the LOC141490823 gene encoding uncharacterized protein LOC141490823 — translation MAASVIGEWRGEAAGRPKGGGEGKECGGWVGREAATTSAMVEAGGGAGAELLPAAAAAAAALARGPGGGGGGSRDLAAEGVGAGAPQPGRRGGGRRDGAGWRSRCGAAAAGGGSLFVFAPKWLRVECGRSERGPKGATAPHLCRRRRRSPAACRAPRGQPPFRPARPAPPPPGAPLRPPSGRAARREEASGGGEEETGRGRLWAAPRPRHSCRQGGERRGRRRGGEEGVSLALSLHSRVSSPPSALPTTPHPLLVTDPHGVRKPPRPPPKHTHTHTHPFPFLGRGNTLKRWGDLGGGGGSPARESHPGCTASWLACVGLPRARPRRSLRREPGETVAALGPGSGRAAAGRPPPALPRGRGERPGGDPTPVTGTGHTSSERAGCGRKLEAALTVPTAARKGVHLAAEQATLELASDRDDNKIQKHRSFCCMLEERQSSSEGNNGNYMVTSSFIGLQ, via the exons ATGGCTGCGAGCGTTATTGGAGAGTGGAGAGGGGAAGCGGCCGGGAGACCGAAgggcgggggggaggggaaagagtgtggagggtgggtggggagggaggcGGCGACGACCTCGGCTATGGTGGaggctgggggaggggcgggcGCGGAGCTCctgccggcggcggcggcggcggccgcggcgctCGCTCGTGGCCCGGGAGGCGGCGGAGGGGGTTCCCGGGACTTGGCCGCGGAGGGGGTCGGAGCGGGAGCGCCGCAGCCGGGCCGGCgcgggggtgggaggagagatgGGGCGGGGTGGAGGAGTCGATGCGGGGCGGCGGCGGCAGGCGGCGGTTCGCTCTTTGTCTTTGCTCCAAAATGGCTGCGGGTTGAGTGCGGCCGGAGCGAGCGAGGGCCGAAGGGCGCCACCGCCCCGCACCTGTGCCGCCGTCGCCGCCGCTCGCCAGCTGCGT GCCGCGCTCCCCGGGGCCAACCGCCATTCCGCCCCGCGCGCCCGGCGCCGCCGCCCCCGGGGGCCCCGCTCCGGCCGCCGTCGGGACGGGCCGCGCGGCGGGAAGAAGCGTccgggggaggagaggaggagaccGGGCGGGGGCGGCTGTGGGCTGCGCCTCGGCCTCGTCACTCGTGTCGGCAGGGAGGGGAGCGCCGCGGCCGCCGGCGTGGAGGCGAGGAGGGGGTGTCTCTCGCTCTCTCCCTCCACTCACGGGTGTCCTCGCCCCCCTCGGCGCTGCCGACGACTCCCCACCCCCTTCTCGTCACTGACCCCCACGGAGTCCGTAAACCACCCCGCCCGCCCCccaaacacactcacacacacacacacccctttcccTTCCTCGGAAGGGGAAACACCCTGAAGAGGTGGGGAGATTTGGGGGGAGGCGGGGGGAGCCCTGCTCGGGAGAGTCATCCCGGCTGCACCGCCTCCTGGCTGGCTTGTGTGGGGCTCCCCCGCGCCCGCCCGAGGAGGAGCCTGAGGCGGGAGCCGGGGGAGACGGTGGCGGCCCTGGGACCGGGCTCGGGGCGGGCGGCAGCGGGGCGCCCTCCCCCCGCCCTGCCCCGGGGGAGGGGGGAGCGGCCCGGCGGGGATCCCACTCCTGTGACTGGCACCGGCCACACGTCCTCGGAGCGGGCAGGCTGCGGCAGGAAGCTGGAGGCGGCTCTGACTGTTCCCACGGCTGCGAGGAAAGGCGTGCACCTGGCGGCGGAGCAGGCCACACTTGAACTGGCTTCGG aTCGAGATGATAACAAAATCCAAAAGCATCGGAGCTTCTGTTGTATGTTAGAAGAACGACAAAGTAGCTCCGAGGGAAACAATGGTAATTACATGGTAACTTCTAGTTTTATTGGATTACAATAG